The Candidatus Rhabdochlamydia sp. T3358 genome includes a region encoding these proteins:
- a CDS encoding NAD(P)/FAD-dependent oxidoreductase — translation MLYDLIILGGGAAGIFAAINAKLTCPTANILLLEKNAVLLTKVRISGGGRCNVTHACFEPKQLIKNYPRGEKELLGPFHVFGPGDTIKWFESKGVLLKTEADGRIFPQTDQSETIIQALLQEAHRLAVIIKLTEHIETLEHHESYFTLHTKKDQIYQTTNLLLATGSSPQGYKWAEQLGHTIQKPVPSLFTFNVPTSSLKDLSGVSVNPVRLQILGTKLVQEGPILITHFGFSGPAILKLSAWGSKYLHEQNYQAQLMINWVTLSKEIAFAKLQEAKVLFPHKTLLQENLFDLPKNLWKTFLEMLGISYKKRLIEIPLQKLKNLAQKLTEDRYQVKGKTTNKQEFVTCGGITLKEVDFKTMQSKICPRLFFAGEILDIDGITGGFNFQNAWTTGYIAGKSSF, via the coding sequence ATGCTTTATGATTTGATTATTTTAGGAGGAGGAGCTGCTGGTATTTTTGCAGCCATTAACGCTAAGTTAACCTGTCCAACAGCAAATATTCTCCTACTTGAAAAAAATGCCGTCTTACTTACAAAGGTGCGCATTTCTGGAGGGGGAAGATGTAATGTAACTCATGCTTGCTTTGAGCCCAAACAACTGATTAAAAATTATCCCAGAGGAGAAAAAGAGCTTCTTGGCCCTTTTCATGTTTTTGGACCAGGCGATACGATAAAATGGTTTGAGTCCAAAGGAGTACTTTTAAAAACAGAAGCTGATGGACGTATTTTCCCTCAAACAGATCAATCGGAAACAATCATTCAGGCCTTATTACAAGAAGCTCATAGATTAGCGGTGATTATTAAGCTAACAGAGCATATTGAAACACTCGAACATCATGAATCTTACTTTACTCTGCACACAAAAAAAGATCAGATTTACCAAACCACAAATCTTCTACTAGCTACAGGCAGTAGTCCTCAAGGTTATAAATGGGCAGAACAGTTAGGTCATACTATTCAAAAACCGGTCCCTTCACTATTTACGTTTAACGTTCCTACTTCTTCTTTAAAAGATTTAAGTGGAGTCTCTGTTAATCCTGTTCGCCTGCAAATTCTAGGGACAAAGCTCGTTCAAGAAGGCCCCATTTTAATCACACATTTTGGTTTTAGTGGCCCTGCTATTTTAAAACTATCTGCTTGGGGTTCCAAATATTTGCATGAGCAGAACTATCAAGCACAGTTAATGATTAACTGGGTAACTCTCTCTAAAGAAATCGCCTTTGCTAAATTACAAGAAGCAAAAGTTCTTTTCCCTCACAAAACACTTTTACAAGAAAACCTATTTGACTTACCCAAAAATCTATGGAAGACGTTTTTAGAGATGTTAGGCATCTCCTATAAAAAACGACTTATAGAAATTCCTTTACAAAAGCTAAAAAATCTTGCACAAAAACTTACGGAAGATCGCTACCAAGTTAAGGGGAAAACGACCAATAAACAAGAATTTGTCACTTGTGGGGGAATCACTTTAAAAGAAGTAGATTTTAAAACAATGCAAAGTAAAATATGCCCTCGACTTTTTTTTGCAGGAGAAATTCTTGATATTGATGGAATCACAGGCGGATTTAATTTTCAAAATGCCTGGACAACAGGTTACATTGCAGGAAAATCTTCTTTTTAA
- a CDS encoding DUF2892 domain-containing protein — MKKNIGSKDRLIRLSLAFILIACSIWKSSWLLLIFGAFTLLEALFSWCILYQILGKNSCPINRKK; from the coding sequence ATGAAAAAAAATATAGGATCCAAAGATCGATTGATTCGTTTAAGCTTGGCGTTCATTCTCATTGCCTGTTCGATTTGGAAAAGTAGTTGGCTTTTGCTAATATTTGGTGCATTCACCTTACTAGAAGCTCTCTTTAGTTGGTGTATTCTGTATCAGATTTTGGGAAAAAATAGCTGTCCTATCAATCGCAAAAAATAA
- a CDS encoding ABC-F family ATP-binding cassette domain-containing protein, translating to MTLLLNSQSLSKSFGTKTLFTDLSISIFTKDRLGLIGPNGSGKSTFLKILTGLENPDSGEVISKKGLKIGYVPQSCEFPSIPVEQVLMDALTKENLTDYDKQLLVETWLSKMEFNKKHPTTAALLSGGWKKRLSVVQQLILSPDLLLLDEPTNHLDLEGILWLEKLLIKEIHSYVLVSHDRYFLQNVVNRLIEINYAYPKGMFAIDGSYANFLAKKEQFLQGQIQQERSLASKARREEDWLRQTPKARTTKAQSRIDTASEVLQNLTLVQDRNRQKKTDICFSATQRETNKLLVAKNLSKKMGDKTLFEHVDFTLSPKTRIGLMGPNGSGKTTLLRILAKELLPDLGTIKEAEGIKIVYFDQHKTQIPDHITLKEALSPNGDYISFRGQSIHVNGWCKRFLFSPDLLNMPIGSLSGGEKARISIAHLMLKQADILLLDEPTNDLDIPTLESLEESLIDFPGAIVLITHDRCMLDRVCNCLLSLGDLNQTTLYPDYAQWQAAQKNPVILKSKENKQSPIAKPKLSYSEQKEYQQIEKKIEALEEEIKQLNQLLETIKDTNDLTEICAKIALKENQIEQLYLRWQILEQKK from the coding sequence ATGACACTTCTTTTAAATTCTCAGTCTCTTTCTAAGTCATTTGGAACTAAGACTCTATTTACTGATCTGTCCATTAGCATCTTTACCAAAGATCGCTTAGGATTAATTGGTCCTAATGGTTCTGGGAAATCCACTTTCTTGAAAATTTTAACAGGACTAGAAAACCCCGATTCTGGAGAGGTTATTTCTAAAAAGGGATTAAAAATTGGCTACGTTCCACAATCCTGTGAATTTCCTTCCATACCAGTTGAACAAGTTTTAATGGATGCTTTAACAAAAGAAAATCTTACAGACTATGACAAACAACTACTTGTAGAAACCTGGCTTAGTAAAATGGAGTTTAACAAAAAACATCCAACAACAGCGGCTTTGCTCTCAGGAGGCTGGAAAAAAAGACTCAGCGTGGTTCAGCAGTTGATTTTATCCCCGGATCTTTTACTGCTTGACGAACCGACAAATCATTTAGATCTTGAAGGGATCCTATGGCTAGAAAAACTTCTTATTAAAGAAATCCATTCTTATGTTTTGGTTAGTCACGATCGATATTTTTTACAAAACGTAGTCAATCGATTAATAGAAATTAATTATGCTTATCCCAAAGGAATGTTTGCCATTGATGGCTCCTATGCTAACTTTTTAGCTAAAAAAGAGCAGTTTTTACAAGGTCAGATCCAGCAAGAGCGCTCGCTTGCTTCTAAAGCGCGTAGAGAAGAAGATTGGTTGCGTCAAACCCCTAAGGCACGTACAACAAAAGCACAATCAAGGATAGATACAGCAAGTGAAGTACTCCAAAATTTAACCCTTGTACAAGACAGAAATCGTCAAAAAAAAACAGATATTTGTTTTTCTGCAACTCAAAGAGAAACAAACAAGCTACTTGTAGCTAAAAATCTTTCTAAAAAAATGGGAGATAAAACACTTTTTGAACATGTAGACTTTACTTTGAGCCCTAAAACTCGCATAGGCCTAATGGGTCCTAATGGTTCTGGAAAAACAACTCTTTTACGTATTCTTGCAAAGGAGCTTCTTCCTGATCTTGGAACTATTAAAGAAGCCGAAGGAATTAAAATCGTGTACTTTGATCAACATAAAACACAAATTCCTGATCATATTACTCTCAAAGAAGCCCTCTCTCCTAATGGAGATTATATCTCCTTTCGAGGACAATCCATCCATGTAAATGGTTGGTGTAAACGATTTTTATTTTCGCCTGATTTATTAAATATGCCTATTGGCTCTCTTTCGGGTGGAGAAAAAGCACGAATCTCTATTGCACATCTCATGCTTAAGCAAGCAGATATTCTTTTACTAGATGAACCAACTAATGATCTAGATATTCCCACCTTAGAGAGCTTAGAAGAGAGTTTAATCGACTTTCCTGGAGCTATTGTATTAATCACTCATGACCGCTGCATGCTTGATCGGGTTTGTAATTGCTTACTTAGTTTAGGAGACCTTAATCAAACCACTCTGTATCCAGATTACGCTCAATGGCAAGCAGCCCAAAAAAACCCAGTCATTCTTAAATCCAAAGAAAACAAACAATCCCCTATTGCTAAACCAAAACTCTCTTACTCAGAGCAAAAAGAATATCAGCAAATTGAAAAAAAAATTGAAGCTTTAGAAGAAGAGATTAAACAGCTCAATCAATTACTAGAAACAATAAAAGACACAAATGATCTCACAGAGATTTGCGCAAAGATTGCTCTAAAGGAAAACCAAATTGAGCAGCTCTATTTACGTTGGCAAATACTTGAACAGAAAAAATAA
- a CDS encoding RNA-binding protein, whose protein sequence is MNESNSKKLYVGSLPFKTTEEELHNLFAEYGKIISARIVVDRANGDASKGFGFVEMESAEDAQNAAKALNGFLYEGRNLIVNEARPEQKTNFTRRDDRAGGGGGNRSFGNDRPPFRSRRDRG, encoded by the coding sequence ATGAACGAATCAAATAGCAAAAAGCTGTATGTAGGCAGCCTACCTTTTAAAACAACTGAAGAAGAGCTGCATAACCTTTTTGCCGAATACGGCAAGATCATTTCTGCTCGCATTGTAGTAGACAGAGCAAATGGCGATGCCTCAAAAGGCTTTGGCTTTGTTGAAATGGAAAGTGCAGAAGATGCTCAAAACGCTGCAAAAGCATTAAACGGCTTTCTATACGAGGGACGCAATCTGATTGTAAATGAAGCACGTCCTGAGCAAAAAACCAATTTTACACGCCGAGATGATCGAGCAGGTGGTGGTGGTGGTAATCGTTCTTTTGGTAACGATCGTCCTCCTTTCCGCTCTCGTCGTGATCGCGGTTAG
- a CDS encoding aminotransferase class IV has product MSQPIYYINGNYVPESEAKLSVFDLSILRGFGVFDYLRTYKKRPFHLWDHLERLNYSAENLNLKIPCSLAEIAKIIDSLIEMNQIEEAGIKIIVTGGISTDQFTPQKASLIVLVFALTKYPPDFYTKGISAITTSLARSFPKLKTTQYIPAIVTLHANHQAKEAIYLNQARELLEATTSNFFYFKKNTLYTCNSDEILLGVTREIVLKLADKKFPIQFSPITYEELSTIDEAFITASNKEIMPVIKIDHHQIGTGEVGGRTKEIIQAFREYTQQPEWGALSIPRHTVNK; this is encoded by the coding sequence ATGAGTCAACCTATTTATTATATAAATGGAAACTATGTACCAGAGAGTGAAGCCAAGCTTTCTGTTTTTGATCTCTCTATTTTAAGAGGATTTGGTGTTTTTGATTATTTACGCACTTACAAAAAACGCCCTTTTCATCTTTGGGACCATCTCGAAAGGTTAAATTACTCTGCTGAAAACTTGAATTTAAAAATCCCTTGCAGCTTAGCTGAGATTGCAAAAATTATCGATTCTTTGATTGAGATGAATCAAATAGAAGAAGCAGGTATTAAAATTATTGTAACAGGAGGAATTAGTACCGATCAATTTACTCCTCAAAAAGCTTCTCTTATTGTTCTTGTCTTTGCATTAACGAAGTATCCACCAGATTTTTATACAAAAGGGATTTCTGCAATTACTACTTCTTTAGCACGCAGTTTTCCAAAACTTAAAACAACCCAATATATTCCAGCAATTGTCACCCTGCATGCAAACCATCAAGCAAAAGAAGCTATTTATTTAAATCAAGCCCGAGAGCTATTAGAAGCAACCACTAGTAACTTCTTCTATTTTAAAAAAAATACATTATACACATGCAATTCTGATGAAATATTACTTGGAGTTACTCGTGAGATTGTTCTTAAGTTAGCAGATAAAAAATTTCCTATTCAATTTAGCCCCATTACTTATGAGGAGCTATCTACGATCGATGAGGCCTTTATCACTGCTAGTAATAAAGAAATTATGCCTGTGATTAAAATAGATCATCATCAGATTGGAACAGGAGAAGTAGGGGGAAGAACAAAAGAGATAATCCAAGCTTTTAGAGAATATACCCAGCAGCCTGAATGGGGGGCCTTATCTATCCCAAGACATACTGTAAATAAATAA
- a CDS encoding histone, whose product MALKETIQRLLHQIADIRHDLEKAMEGNKAAAQRARTNTIRFSKTSKVFRKESVAAARSGMKKAARAEKAKGTKRAPAKKKAPARKKKR is encoded by the coding sequence ATGGCGTTAAAAGAAACAATTCAAAGATTATTACATCAAATTGCTGACATCCGACATGATTTAGAAAAAGCAATGGAGGGTAATAAAGCAGCAGCTCAAAGAGCAAGAACTAATACGATTAGATTTTCTAAAACATCTAAGGTATTTCGTAAAGAGTCTGTAGCTGCTGCAAGATCTGGCATGAAAAAAGCTGCTAGAGCAGAAAAAGCAAAGGGCACAAAAAGAGCTCCTGCTAAAAAGAAAGCGCCGGCTCGCAAGAAAAAAAGATAA
- the rlmD gene encoding 23S rRNA (uracil(1939)-C(5))-methyltransferase RlmD, with protein sequence MKESVCLIQKFHKKGYGTGKSPGFSKPLHVIGGVIGDELVVEIKAKQRAFIKQITHLSPYRTTPKCSHAPSCGGCSWQQVDYLFQLEQKQQRVHELFASFIKEEFFLKPILSCDRIWQYRNKMEFSFSQDRSGQQFLGLILAGSRGHVFNLQECWLVSVWFSSVVAQVRLWWEQSSLSAYRLNNTGSLRTLIVREALNTSDKLVMLTVSGKPEYALNKKQIEQFIQTILLTAPESERISIFLRIQQSIKGQPTQFFEMHLHGPDHMLEKLNIDGKTLTFKISPTSFFQPNPKQAEKLFSAALQAIQGPKKHILDLYAGTATLSIVFAKIADRVTAIELNPHAVFDAKVNKELNHIENLEVICGDVGQKVQELKNDPSFTPDLVIVDPPRTGLDAKAIKSLLELRSQEILYISCNPVTQANDIQLLMQKGYQLMLLQPVDQFPHTVHIETIALLRLF encoded by the coding sequence ATGAAAGAAAGCGTTTGTTTAATTCAAAAATTCCATAAAAAAGGCTATGGAACGGGGAAAAGCCCTGGCTTCTCAAAGCCGCTTCACGTTATAGGTGGAGTTATTGGAGATGAATTAGTTGTTGAAATCAAAGCAAAACAACGCGCTTTCATCAAGCAGATTACCCACTTGTCGCCTTATAGAACAACTCCAAAGTGTTCTCATGCTCCCTCTTGTGGAGGATGTAGCTGGCAGCAAGTAGATTATTTGTTTCAATTAGAGCAAAAACAGCAACGAGTCCATGAGTTATTTGCTTCTTTTATCAAAGAGGAGTTTTTTCTTAAACCGATTCTTAGCTGCGATAGGATTTGGCAATATCGCAATAAGATGGAGTTTAGCTTTTCTCAAGATCGATCTGGGCAACAATTCTTAGGACTCATCTTAGCTGGTAGTAGAGGTCATGTATTTAACCTGCAAGAGTGTTGGTTGGTATCTGTATGGTTTTCATCCGTTGTTGCTCAGGTGAGGCTATGGTGGGAACAAAGCAGTCTTAGTGCTTATCGCTTGAATAACACAGGGTCTTTACGAACATTGATTGTACGAGAGGCTCTGAACACATCTGATAAACTCGTGATGCTTACTGTTTCTGGCAAGCCAGAATATGCTTTAAATAAAAAGCAGATCGAGCAATTTATTCAAACAATCCTATTGACAGCTCCTGAATCAGAAAGAATCAGCATCTTTTTGCGTATTCAGCAATCAATCAAAGGACAGCCTACTCAATTTTTTGAAATGCACTTGCATGGCCCAGATCATATGTTAGAAAAGCTTAACATCGACGGTAAAACCCTAACTTTTAAAATTAGTCCTACTTCTTTTTTTCAGCCTAATCCAAAACAAGCAGAAAAGTTGTTTTCAGCTGCGCTTCAAGCTATACAAGGCCCTAAAAAACATATTCTTGATCTCTATGCAGGAACCGCTACTTTATCCATTGTTTTTGCTAAAATAGCTGATAGAGTAACCGCTATTGAGCTAAATCCTCATGCTGTATTTGATGCTAAAGTAAATAAAGAGTTAAATCATATCGAGAATCTGGAAGTTATTTGCGGGGATGTAGGGCAAAAAGTGCAGGAATTAAAAAATGACCCCAGCTTTACTCCCGATTTAGTCATTGTTGACCCTCCTCGCACAGGATTAGATGCCAAAGCCATAAAATCTCTTCTAGAATTACGTTCTCAAGAAATTCTTTATATCTCTTGTAATCCAGTTACTCAAGCAAACGATATTCAATTGCTTATGCAAAAAGGATACCAATTAATGCTGCTTCAACCAGTAGATCAATTTCCTCATACAGTACATATTGAAACAATTGCTTTATTAAGACTTTTTTGA
- the yajC gene encoding preprotein translocase subunit YajC, protein MNKICKFTIPALCATSSVFADVEATGGNSNLMQMLFMIGFAVIFFYFIIWRPDQKRRKQMEQMRNSIAKGDRVTVMGILGTIDKVEKDTVILSLYQGGKMEVLKNAITDIQPSVIKEKAVEPTEIK, encoded by the coding sequence ATGAACAAAATATGTAAATTTACCATTCCAGCTCTTTGCGCAACAAGCTCTGTGTTTGCTGATGTAGAAGCAACCGGGGGTAACAGCAACTTAATGCAAATGCTATTTATGATTGGATTTGCTGTTATTTTCTTCTATTTTATTATCTGGCGTCCCGACCAAAAACGCCGTAAGCAGATGGAGCAAATGCGCAACTCCATTGCTAAAGGAGATCGTGTTACGGTTATGGGAATTCTTGGTACAATAGATAAAGTAGAAAAAGATACCGTGATTTTATCTCTTTACCAAGGTGGGAAAATGGAAGTGTTGAAAAACGCCATAACCGATATTCAACCCTCTGTTATCAAAGAGAAAGCAGTAGAGCCTACGGAAATTAAATAA
- a CDS encoding metallophosphoesterase family protein: MLLITSILCFFGSFSFFPKMQPTVYLSWENDPTTSMVVHWYTESKEDSKLKYRKQGESLWSYKQGTYIYLQHLPMRIHSVELVDLEPNTEYEFSLGKKIYRFRSLPTDLSRPLVFAVGGDVYYYLDLMRKMAAQIAARSPDFVVVGGDIAYTRGTKQLLKQRDWQEKRWVTFFNTWSETMKTPDGRLIPIIGVLGNHDVERIGLDEEEIIYKFLPEIRSFKVIDIGNHLSLFLLDTGHWYQIKAQEKWLEKELEKRERTAYKMAVYHVSGYPSVYSEEGITPKRVREYWHPHFDRYHLQIAFENHNHAYKRTYPLKNGKYDPDGVIYMGDGSWGVWARAPKEKWYLEKAAKVNSVCLVQIDQEKAVVEAIDIKGKVIDSVTIRPQGAGSAP; encoded by the coding sequence ATGCTTTTAATTACCAGTATTTTATGTTTTTTTGGTTCTTTCAGTTTTTTTCCAAAAATGCAACCTACGGTGTATTTGTCCTGGGAAAATGACCCCACTACGAGTATGGTTGTGCATTGGTACACGGAAAGTAAAGAAGACTCCAAGCTCAAATATCGCAAACAAGGAGAAAGCCTATGGTCTTACAAGCAAGGGACTTACATTTATTTGCAGCATTTACCCATGCGGATTCACTCGGTGGAACTGGTTGATCTTGAGCCTAATACAGAATATGAGTTCAGCTTGGGTAAGAAGATCTATCGATTTCGGAGTCTCCCTACTGATTTAAGTCGTCCTCTTGTGTTTGCTGTAGGGGGTGATGTTTATTACTATTTAGATTTAATGCGCAAAATGGCAGCGCAAATCGCAGCTAGATCGCCTGATTTTGTGGTAGTTGGAGGAGACATTGCTTATACCCGTGGAACCAAGCAACTGCTTAAACAAAGAGATTGGCAGGAAAAAAGATGGGTTACTTTTTTCAATACTTGGTCGGAAACAATGAAAACTCCTGATGGACGGTTAATCCCGATTATTGGGGTATTGGGGAACCATGATGTCGAGCGTATAGGTCTAGACGAAGAGGAAATAATATATAAATTTTTACCCGAAATAAGATCTTTTAAAGTGATAGATATCGGTAATCATTTGTCTCTTTTTTTACTTGATACTGGGCATTGGTATCAAATTAAAGCACAGGAGAAGTGGCTAGAAAAAGAGTTAGAAAAAAGAGAGAGAACCGCCTATAAAATGGCGGTCTATCACGTTTCAGGATACCCTTCTGTTTACTCTGAAGAGGGAATAACCCCAAAGAGGGTTAGAGAGTATTGGCATCCTCATTTTGATCGTTATCATCTACAAATAGCTTTTGAAAATCATAACCATGCTTATAAGAGAACCTATCCTTTAAAGAATGGGAAATACGACCCAGATGGAGTTATATATATGGGAGATGGCTCTTGGGGGGTTTGGGCAAGGGCTCCTAAAGAGAAATGGTATTTAGAAAAAGCAGCAAAAGTCAACTCGGTATGTTTAGTACAAATAGACCAAGAAAAGGCGGTAGTAGAGGCAATAGATATCAAGGGAAAGGTTATTGATTCTGTGACAATTAGGCCTCAAGGAGCAGGATCTGCTCCTTGA
- the htpG gene encoding molecular chaperone HtpG, translating to MKHGNLKIDTENILPIIKQWLYSDKEIFVRELISNACDAIHKCKVLKDHEKLSIEDSSFRIDLTIDKEKKTLTFSDTGLGMSAEEIEKYIAQIAFSGAKEFLSKYKTEKEQDQIIGHFGLGFYSAYMVADKVSIDSLSYVPETEPALWSCDGSSSYELEKGTRASRGTTITLYVSSEAEEFLEETRINTLLQKYCAFLPVPIYLNDKQINAKDPLWLKSSAECSDKEYIDFYHQLYPLEPDPIFWIHLNVDYPFNLKGILYFPKITGRFDWNQNTIKLFCNRVYVSDNCKDVLPDYLMVLRGAIDSPDIPLNVSRSTLQIDRTVRQLSQHISKKVSDRLLSLYNTNREQFIQTWPDIEWIIKLGILQDDKWYERLKSLLIWQQTNKEWTTVEEYIERNRSSHENKIFYVSQEHSHSHILDLYQAKGIQVLYAPSPIDNHLMSFLESKLDKISFQRIDGALDETILDKTREHTLLDTDGRTEAAKIADFIRSKLQIEHLEIEAKSLTNDTVPALLVIDEHMRRMRETMALTKQSFNLPSKNTFVVNTNNKLVQKAYQLEAKEPELAKELIHHIYELSLLSQKELAPEALSSFILRSNRVLEKMADFCP from the coding sequence ATGAAGCACGGCAATTTAAAAATTGATACAGAAAATATTCTACCGATCATTAAACAGTGGCTCTATTCAGACAAAGAAATTTTTGTACGTGAGCTTATTTCTAATGCATGTGATGCCATTCATAAGTGCAAAGTGTTAAAAGATCATGAAAAGCTCTCTATTGAAGATAGTTCTTTTCGGATTGATTTAACCATCGATAAAGAGAAAAAAACTCTAACTTTTAGCGACACAGGCCTTGGCATGAGTGCAGAGGAAATAGAAAAATATATCGCACAGATTGCCTTCTCAGGAGCAAAAGAATTTTTAAGCAAATATAAAACCGAAAAAGAACAAGATCAAATCATTGGTCATTTTGGCCTTGGATTTTATTCCGCCTATATGGTTGCGGATAAGGTTAGCATTGATTCTCTCTCTTACGTTCCAGAAACAGAGCCCGCTCTTTGGTCTTGTGATGGTTCTTCTTCCTATGAACTAGAGAAAGGAACTAGGGCATCTAGAGGAACTACGATTACATTATATGTGTCTTCAGAAGCAGAAGAGTTTTTAGAAGAGACAAGAATCAATACCCTCCTGCAAAAGTATTGTGCATTTTTGCCGGTTCCCATTTATTTAAATGACAAGCAAATCAATGCTAAAGACCCCCTGTGGTTAAAGAGCTCTGCTGAGTGCAGCGATAAAGAATATATCGACTTCTATCATCAACTCTATCCCCTAGAGCCAGATCCGATCTTTTGGATCCATCTCAATGTAGATTATCCATTTAATCTAAAAGGGATCCTCTATTTTCCTAAGATTACAGGCCGCTTTGACTGGAATCAAAATACCATTAAGCTCTTTTGTAATCGTGTTTATGTATCAGACAACTGTAAAGATGTTTTACCAGACTATCTTATGGTATTAAGAGGAGCTATTGATAGCCCTGATATTCCTTTAAATGTATCGCGTAGTACCTTGCAGATCGATCGCACGGTAAGACAATTATCTCAACATATCTCTAAGAAAGTAAGCGATCGCCTACTCTCTTTATATAACACTAACCGCGAGCAGTTTATTCAAACATGGCCAGATATTGAGTGGATTATCAAACTGGGGATTTTACAAGATGACAAGTGGTATGAGCGTCTTAAAAGCTTGCTCATTTGGCAACAAACAAACAAAGAATGGACAACAGTAGAAGAATATATAGAACGTAATCGTTCTTCTCATGAAAATAAAATCTTCTATGTTTCTCAAGAGCATTCTCATAGCCACATTCTTGATCTATATCAAGCAAAAGGTATACAGGTTTTGTATGCCCCTTCACCAATTGATAATCACCTGATGAGTTTCTTAGAAAGCAAATTAGATAAGATAAGCTTTCAGAGAATTGATGGAGCACTTGATGAAACCATCCTTGATAAAACTAGGGAACACACTCTACTTGATACAGATGGGCGTACAGAGGCTGCTAAAATCGCAGATTTCATCCGTTCTAAATTACAAATAGAGCATCTCGAAATAGAAGCAAAAAGCCTTACCAATGACACAGTTCCAGCTCTTTTGGTGATTGATGAGCATATGCGAAGGATGCGTGAGACAATGGCTTTAACTAAGCAGTCCTTCAATTTGCCTTCTAAAAACACTTTTGTAGTGAACACTAATAATAAGCTTGTACAAAAAGCCTATCAATTAGAAGCAAAAGAACCAGAACTTGCCAAAGAGCTTATTCATCATATTTATGAGCTTTCCTTGCTTTCTCAAAAAGAGCTAGCGCCAGAGGCCCTATCCTCTTTTATTTTGCGTTCTAATCGAGTGTTGGAAAAAATGGCAGATTTCTGTCCTTAA